In Saccharomyces eubayanus strain FM1318 chromosome X, whole genome shotgun sequence, the genomic window ATTTGTATTCTGAAATAACTCATCACGATCGAAATAATGGGGACGATACTACAGTATATGAATATAGAGATGAAGCCAGTAGACCATGGTGGAAATTCTTCGATGAACAAGAATATCGTATCAATAGAAAGGAAAGATCACACAATAAATGGTACAGTTGGTTCAAAGAGGGAACAAGctttgaagagaaaaaattattggtTAAATTGGACGTTCTTTTGGCTTTTTACTCATGTATTGCTTATTGGATTAAGTACTTGGATACAGTCAATGTAAACAACGCCTACGTCTCAGGTATGAAAGAAGATTTAGGTTTCAAAGGTAACGACTTGGTTCGCACTCAAGTAATGTACACAATTGGTAACATTATCTTCCAATTACCTTTTTTAATATACCTGAATAAAATTCCATTAAATTACGTTTTACCAATCTTAGACTTATGTTGGTCATTATTGACCATTGGTGCTGCTTATGTAAACTCTGTCCCACACTTGAAAGCGATcagatttttcattggtgCTTTTGAAGCCCCGAGTTATTTGGCATACCAATATTTATTCGGTTCTTTTTATAAACATGATGAAATGGTACGCCGTTCTGCTTTCTATTATTTGGGTCAATACCTCGGCATCCTATCTGCCGGTGGTATTCAATCAGCAGTATTTTCATCGCTAAATGGTGTAAATGGCTTGGAAGGTTGGAGATGgaattttattattgacgCAATTGTATCTGTTGCGGTGGGTATCATTGGTTTTTATGTCCTACCAGGTGATCCATACAATTGttattcaattttcttgaCTGACGATGAAATTAGATTAGCTAGAAAAAGATTAAAGGAAAATCAAACTGGTAAAAgtgattttgaaacaaaaatatttgataCTAAACTATGGAAATCTATTTTTGGTGATTGGAAAATCTATATTCTATCGCTATGGAATATCTTCTGTTGGAACGACAGTAATGTGTCGTCAGGCGCATACTTGCTTTGGttgaaatctttaaaaaaatattctatTCCAAAGATTAACCAACTATCTATGATTACTCCAGGTTTAGGTATAGTCTATTTAATGCTAACCGGTGTTATTGCAGATAAATTTCATTCCCGTTGGTTTGCAATTATTTTCACACAAgttttcaatattattGGTAACACTATATTAGCCGCTTGGGACGTCACAGAAGGAGCCAAATGGTTTGGGTTCATGCTACAATGTTTTGGCTGGGCTATGGCACCCGTTTTATACTCGTGGCAAAATGATATCTGTCGTAAGGATGCCCAAACTAGAGCTATCACATTAGTTACAATGAATATCATGGCTCAAACATCTACTGCATGGATCAGTGTTTTGGTTTGGAAAACAGAAGAAGCTCCAAGGTATCTAAAGGGGTTTACCTTCACCGCAAGTTCGGCTTTCTGTCTTTCTGTTTGGacttttgttgttttataCTTCTACAAACGTGATGAAAGGAATAAtgccaaagaaaatggtatTATACTTTACAACTCTAAATATGACGAAAACCCAACATCAAAAGAAGTCGAAATTGTATCAAtagccaaagaaaaagaattttaagaaataatTTTAACCTTATATTCCTATAGCTTTCATTCAAAACTCTTTGATgttcttttaaaatataaaatatcaaaaaaacatactaatatattaatttttttattggaggatatatatatactacATCATTAAGCCCCGACAGAATTCGCTTATTTCCAGACTTATAAAATCGTATTTTAATTGAGCAAATAATCAACCGGATCTTGTCTGAAACTGAAATTTCGAGCCCGCAATGGCTCTATATGCTTAATAAGTGAATCTGAATCGCATATGgttctttaaaaatagGTTAACGGTATATTCCGATGTACAATTTCAACGGGACAAGATTGGCTTCAGTTAATTGTGTTGCAAAGTCACATTACATATTTACGAGCGTGTATGATCTTGGGATTTTAATCCAGGTAAAGGCAACGCTTTCTGGtccaaagaggaaattCAAACGCGTCATTTCTATACGATACAGTTCTGCCATTTGCTGACACTCAATTCTACATCTCTCGTTTTTAATTTGTTCAGCTAAAACTCTGGTACTGTCTTATGCAGATCATAATGGCAAATACCATTGAACAAATAATTAAAATCAACGAGAGATCAGCGTCATTGACGGATGGGTTATCGACGCTGACAAAAATCGGTTGAGATGCCTGGTGTAGCTTACCTGACACTGGTCGGtaaagaattggaatttttcgatGGACTTCGTCTTGTTGGTTAGGTGGGACAGTATTTACAGGAGCATAACCAGCGAAGAGCTGTTCGAGAACGTTGAATGCAAGCCATAGGAGTTCGCTGGAATGAAGGACTTTGGCATCTGTCAGACTAACTTGAGTTTACAAACAAGAGAAACGGGTAAAATTTTAAGGACGTTTACTGACACCTGCCACTGCTTCCGCTGTGGCGCCAGAAATATAATGTGTGTGAGACATATTTCCACCGCAGAAAACTTGTTGTAATGGGAAGAACATGTGCAGGACGAATACGTTGATGAGAGCGCAGAGGAATAACGGGGTGCTCGCTCTTGAGTTGGACGATATCGGGGTTCATATCCGCAACTGGCAGGTCCAGAACGGCGCCATTCGTGAGCTTGGGTACGTCGTGATTGACGAGGTCCATGCCTGGGTAGAGAAGTCGTCAGACCTTTGTTCGAGAAGTTCAAGAACCTGACCTAGGATGGGGCCGTTCCATCTCTGCCGCTCTGCCTGAGACGATGCTCAAGATATGTCGAGGTAAGAGAATGGGTGAGTATGTGATCTGTACAAAACGGTTCATCAATGGCGCGACTTGCTACGGTATCGGGATATTCCAGCTTGTGTAGAGACGCTGGTCAGACAGTTTTCATCTAACATGCTCAACGTTCCGATCTAGCTGATGTTCGACCGCACGTTTACAATTGCTGGTGGTACGGTGATGTTGTTAAGGAAAGGTGTTTAACGCCTGTAACTGTTATAGCATCATGCTGGATGTGCCGGGTTACTATATTGGAGAGTACGTCACAGTTATAAGGTCCGTAGAGTTTTCATGAGATTTATGTTGCGCtatgaatatattatatGAGAGATGCCGAAGATATATGCTATTGGTGAGATCTGTACGTCCTTTCCTTGCCTCTTTTCATCTCTTTTTGAGATCGCCAGCTCTTATTTCCATCTTGCGCGCGCCAGACAAATTCAGTGCAGATTTGATGCGATGATAGTGTAAGCCGAATTGGAATTAAGGTTTATGAAAGAAGAGCCTGTATTGCACAAGGTTTAGTTTAGGGTCCAGTGGTCTAAATTTATTCATGTTCTTGTGCATGAAGTGCAGTACTCTTTGGGTGCGAttgtaaaatatatatgtaatgaaaaatgagaaaCCGGACTAAAatgtaaaatatataagCATGTTAGGTTGGTATTTAGAGTATATTTTAGGGTCCGTAGGATTAAGCTGTGTTACTTAAGTTAAGTGGACGTGGAAATGGACATGGGGCAGCTAGGCAGAGTGTAAGGGGAAGTTAAGAGTTATTGCATATGTAATATGTTATGCTATAGCAGATGGCATGTGGTACTATAACTTAGTGATGTATGGTAGATGTAGTGATATGATAGCTAGATACGGTACCGGGGTAAAGCTGTTGAGCAACATAAAAGCACTCTCTGTCTCACCCGCCTGGCTTGCAAAAGACAGAAGCATccttttttcatattctaTCTATATATTGCCGGATATTACTAATGATCCGATGTAGTATATACCTTAATCAGCAGcacttcttttcttttattcaCTAGATATTCAACACCAAGACATGTAAAACGTATATCTTGTTGCATATACCCCGGATGCTGCAATGTGCGCTTAGAAAGGTCTTGTTTTGTACTATATGCTAATACAAACCTGACCTATCGCCGTCATGCATATCTTACTCGCGAGTGGGAAAGAACCCCGCCCTTCGAAACCAATTCAACTAAAATAGAAGTTATCTGGGGTGAAAGAATATGACGCTATATATCTACACAGCAACTGTAACAAAATGAGCaaagcttttcaaaaatgcttaaatttgaaatatccTATTATTCAAGCCCCTATGGCAGGGGTGACAACTATTGACATGGCCGCCAAGGCTTGCCGTGCAGGCGCAATGGCTTCTCTACCTTTATCACATTTGGACTTTAGAATCGCAGAGGATTTCGAACAATTCAAGTCGATGATCTCACAATACAGAGACCATGTGGCAAACGAATCCCTGGAGAAGAATATTAacttgaatttcttttgtcaTGACATCCTTAATAAGCCATCCAAACTTCAAATAGATAACTGGGTCAAGTTATACGAGAGATCCTTGAACATACCTATTGATGTAGACAAAATCAATTTTAAGAACGGcaatatttctttcaaggCTTTTGAAAGGGACGATGCGCTGCAAgattttttccaatataTAACAGATGAATTTAAACCTAAAGTCATTAGCTTCCATTTTGGCTACCCATCGAAAGCTACAATCAAATATTTGCAAAGGCAGGGAATTTTGGTCTTTGTAACTGCGAcatcaacaaaagaagttCATCTCCTAGCAAAGCTAGATATTAACGGAATAGTGTGTCAAGGTTATGAAGCCGGAGGACATAGAGGCAATTTTTTGGCAAATGATTCTAAAAACGACGAAAACCTGTCCACGGCCCAGTTGGTGAAAAGAGCTGTTAATGAGCTTGCTGTAATGAGGGATAAGGGTTTCGTATACGATATCCCTCTCGTTATTGCGACGGGCGGAATAATGGATTCTAAGGACATATCATATATGCTATCCCTACAAGCTGACGGAGTTCAGCTGGGAACTGCATTTCTCGGCTGCAATGAATCCAATGCATCGgaaaattttacaaaaccaTTTACGCCACACTCAGAAACTAGGATGGTCAACATTGTTTCCGGAAAGCCTGCGAGAACAATTTTGACTCCATTTATCGAGCATCTTTTGGCTAATTTCCAAGGCGAAGAGCTTCCTCCTTATGGATATATGTATAATGCTTTTAAGCAGGTAAAAAGAACATATCCTGAATTggctaatttttttctggcTGGAGAAGGATTTCAAAGTGTTCAGTCAGGCATTGCAACCAACCAAAAAATCACAGAATTAGGCGAAAACATagcaaaaaattgaatctGCTTGCCGTAAGATAATTAGGTAGATTTGAGAAATATGTCAATTTATGGTTTTTAAGTTTGTGCTTTCTTGTATGTATATCAAGTACTGTCCGCAAagcttgtttttttaagCCAAAGGCTCGTTGATTTTTTTACGTGATTATAGGTGAAAACAACAGACTTAATTACGGTTTTTGGAGTTTATATTATGTACctattatatattctatGACCTTTATGTTaaaaaagttcaatttTACAACAATCATTTATACAATTGTGAGGGGTTATATCTATGCGCATTATAACAGTAAAGCAGCGGCACCAGCAACAATAGCAGCACCAAAAACGCCTCTATTATCAAACCTATAAGCACCGTTCGTGTTGATATCAATAGCATGGGAAGCAGATGAAGCAGATGAAGCAGAAGCAGATGCGGCCGTGGAAACTTCTGAAATTTGGTATATGGCTTTATTCGTGGCGGTGGTGATTGGAGCAGTCACAGTGGTGCACACACCACCTGAGCAGCTAGTTATAGTAGTTTTGATGGTAGAAAGTTCTGTCTTGGTCGATGTGCCAGCCCCGATACTGACAGTAGTGATTGGAGCGGTCAAAGTGGTACAGACACCAGCCGAACAGCTGGTTATGGTAGTTTCAATTGCGGAAGGCATAATTTTGGTTGATGTGGTACCTTCATTAATATCTTTGACGTTAGTGCTCGTAGTAGCCTTTGCGGTGACGGTGGTAATTGGTGCAATCAMAGTGGARCAAACACCGGCTGAACAACTCGTCACAGTGGTTTCAACGGTGGAAAGTTGAGTTTTGGTTGAAGTGGTGTCTTCTTTAGTGCAACCACCCTTGCARCTAGTAACAGTGACGTCRGTGGTCATAGCAGCCTTAGCGGTGACGGTAGTGATTGGAGCGGTCAAAGTGGAGCAAACACCGGCTGAACAACTCGTCACAGTGGTYTYAACGGTGGAAAGTTGAGTTTTGGTTGAAGTGGTGTCTTCTTTAGTGCAGCCACCCTTGCAGCTAGTAATGGTAGCGTCATCAGTCGAGACTTTAGTGGCTGTCAAAGTTGCATTATTACCATATACAACGGACGTGATTTTACTGTTGGCAGCACTACTGGAAGTTTCATTGACATTGCTAGTAATAACTGAAGAGATCGAGGCAGAAGAAGCCAAGGAAGCAGCAGAAACTGGGGAAGAACCCGGAGAAGAAGCTGCGGAAGTAGGATTAACGAATGATGCAGGGACCgtagatgaagaaaaagaagtgGACGTCGGAGTAGCACTAGTTACCTCTGATGACAAAAATTCTACAGAGGAAGTATGATCGATTGAAGCAGTATTTGCGGTAGATGAAAAAGCAATAGAGGAATCCGCGCCTGAGGTGACACCTTCACTAGAAGAAATTCCTGTAAAAGCTGGTTCAATAAAAGAGGTAAATTCAGCAGATGTGATAATTTGACTAGAAGAGACGACAGAAGAGCTAAACTGAGCAGAAGTAGTGGCGTCAGTAGACAAAATGGCGGGCTTGGTAGAAGCAACAGAGGAGCTAGGCTTAGCAGAAAAGCTAGACCCAGCAGTCGTGGTTGTTTGACTAGAAGAAACCACGGAAGAGCTAGATTCCGTAGAAGTGGTGGTTTTACTAAAGAAATTAGCGGCTTCAGTAGAAGAAGCTACAGCTTGAGTTGAAACGCCAAAGGGGCTAGATTCAACAGATACGAGAACTTGGCTAGAAGAAACAACAGCAGAGTTGGATTTGGTAGCTGTGGTTGTTTGGTTAGAATAGATGACAGAAAAGGTAGATTCGGCTGAGGTAGTAGCTTCACTTGAAGAAGCAGCGACTTGAGTAAAATACGTACTAGAAGAGGTAAGTTCAGCGGAAGAGGTGATTTCAGAAGAACTAATTTCAGTAGAAGAAGCTGTAGGTTCAACAGAAGAAGTAACATCACTGGAGGAAGTTGTAGGTTCAGCAGAGGAAGTAACCTCAGCAGAGGAAGTAGGTCCAGCGGAAGAAGTAACCTCACTGGAAGAGATAGGTTCAGCAGAGGATGTAACCTGAGCAGAAGTTGTAGGTTCAGCAGAGGAAGTAGGTTCGGCAGAGGATGTAACCTCAGCAGAAGTTGTAGGTTCAGCAGAGGATGTAACCTCAGCAGAAGTTGTAGGTTCAGCAGAGGAAGTAGGTTCAGCAGAGGAAGTAGGTTCAGCAGAGGAAGTAGGTTCAGCAGAGGAAGTAACCTCAGCAGAGGAAGTAACCTCAGCAGAGGAAGTAACCTCAGCAGAGGAAGTAACCTCAGCAGAGGAAGTAACCTCAGCNNNNNNNNNNNNNNNNNNNNNNNNNNNNNNNNNNNNNNNNNNNNNNNNNNNNNNNNNNNNNNNNNNNNNNNNNNNNNNNNNNNNNNNNNNNNNNNNNNNNNNNNNNNNNNNNNNNNNNNNNNNNNNNNNNNNNNNNNNNNNNNNNNNNNNNNNNNNNNNNNNNNNNNNNNNNNNNNNNNNNNNNNNNNNNNNNNNNNNNNCCTCAGCAGAGGAAGTAACCTCAGCAGAGGAAGTAACCTCAGCAGAGGAAGTAACCTCAGCAGAGGAAGTAACCTCAGCAGAGGAAGTAACCTCACTAGAAGAGATAGGTTCAGCAGAGGATGTAACCTGAGCAGAAGTTGTAGGTTCAGCAGAGGAAGTAGGTTCAGCAGAGGATGTAACCTCAGCAGAAGTTGTAGGTTCAGCAGAAGATGTAACTTCAGCAGAGGAAGTAGGTCCAGCAGAAGAAGTAACCTCACTGGAAGAGATAGGTTCAGCAGAGGATGCAACCTGAGCAGAAGTTGCAGGTTCAGCAGAGGATGCAACCTGAGCAGAAGAAGCAGATTCAGCGGGACTAGAAACTTGAGTGGAAGTAGCAGTAGAGAAAGGTGCAGTAGAAAGACGAGTTTCTGCAGAAGTGGTAGATGTAGTAGAAGTAGTAGAAATGGTAGAAGTGGTAGAAGTTGTGGAAGTGGTGAAAGTGGCGAAAGGCTTTGTAGTAGAGGTAGTAGAGGTAGTAGAGGTAGTCAAAGGCTTGACAGAAGTGGTAGAAGTTGTGGAAGTAGTGGAAGGCTTCGTAGTAGAGGTAGTAGAGGTAGTCAAAGGCTTGACAGAAGTGGTAGAAGTTGTGGAAGTAGAGGTGGACATTGGTATAGCAGTGTAAATACCGTCTTTAGATAAGGCGCTAGAAATGGCTGGTCTCAGCCTGGTAGAGTACCATGGAACACCGGTAATCATTCTAGTGACTTCGTCTCCTGAAATACCGGTCAACATAGTAGTGAAATCACCACCAGCAAAAACAGCCTGGGCAATTTCGGGTGGGTATGTTTCAGTCTTATGTGAATTTTGGAAAGCATAATATTGAAGTAGATGGGCCTTAATATCGGAAACATAAACAGCCAGTTCAATCAAATTAACTCTTTCGTCATACGGAGATAAAGTGGTGGTCGCAGTAATAGCGGCGGCACCCGTCGCTAGTGCAACGGCTATAGCTGCTGTACTTATCTTAACCATTACTTATTTTGGGGTATACTTGCTTTCTTTGCGGATTTAAGTAGAGCTTGATTATTTTGTGAGCATACTGATAATAACAACTGATCCAAGCTATTTTATACCTATCAACTGCACTCAAATTCGTTTATACGCATAGGAACCTCATCTCAGCATTATTGCCAATCTTTTCTATTATCCTGTTCCTGAACGATGATCTTTAACAGATCTCGTATAGATCTGGGAATCTTTACAGGCACGTCTTGTATTGTTTTGTCATCTGTCAAACAAATGCGCAGGGTACAAAAAGCTTCTCTGTAGAAAACCGCGAATAGAAGGCACATCCATCGAACTTTTCCCCGTGCCTGTAcatactttttttgctaAGCGACATgacaacaagaaagttAATTTCAAGCGTCGTTCAGTGAACATAAATAATACCGTATGCGCTAAACGGTTGTCAAAAGGGAAGGCTCTCCTACCCTAGCTTGTAAGCTGAACactgctgaaaaatttactgCTTGTGTCAAACATGCAAAGGGCACCCGTACGCTACGAACACAGACGAGCGCGTGAGAGTGAGAAAACCTAATCTGTGGTGAGAAAAACGGTTAACGCCTATccgttttcttcttggtctCTCCAAAAAATTCTATATCAGGAAATCAAATCTTGTTAACTTTATATCTCCTCATTCTATGTGGTTTGCCGTTTGGACGTCCTGGTAACCAAAGGCCATCCCGCACATGAAAATTAATGTGGTGGTGTGTGTCCACACGACTATCTCTACCTTGgttgagaaagaaaaataaccCATACAATTTCGTAGGCATGGACGTTCTCTTTCGACGCTAACGTGTTGTTTCGAATTAGGATAATGGTT contains:
- the SEO1 gene encoding putative permease SEO1; the protein is MSSIIKEIFVDPYKRLKWGFIPVKRHVDDLQGDLDSTTNSTHSGDTNNRETKESNINNTTEKANLYSEITHHDRNNGDDTTVYEYRDEASRPWWKFFDEQEYRINRKERSHNKWYSWFKEGTSFEEKKLLVKLDVLLAFYSCIAYWIKYLDTVNVNNAYVSGMKEDLGFKGNDLVRTQVMYTIGNIIFQLPFLIYLNKIPLNYVLPILDLCWSLLTIGAAYVNSVPHLKAIRFFIGAFEAPSYLAYQYLFGSFYKHDEMVRRSAFYYLGQYLGILSAGGIQSAVFSSLNGVNGLEGWRWNFIIDAIVSVAVGIIGFYVLPGDPYNCYSIFLTDDEIRLARKRLKENQTGKSDFETKIFDTKLWKSIFGDWKIYILSLWNIFCWNDSNVSSGAYLLWLKSLKKYSIPKINQLSMITPGLGIVYLMLTGVIADKFHSRWFAIIFTQVFNIIGNTILAAWDVTEGAKWFGFMLQCFGWAMAPVLYSWQNDICRKDAQTRAITLVTMNIMAQTSTAWISVLVWKTEEAPRYLKGFTFTASSAFCLSVWTFVVLYFYKRDERNNAKENGIILYNSKYDENPTSKEVEIVSIAKEKEF
- a CDS encoding putative nitronate monooxygenase → MSKAFQKCLNLKYPIIQAPMAGVTTIDMAAKACRAGAMASLPLSHLDFRIAEDFEQFKSMISQYRDHVANESLEKNINLNFFCHDILNKPSKLQIDNWVKLYERSLNIPIDVDKINFKNGNISFKAFERDDALQDFFQYITDEFKPKVISFHFGYPSKATIKYLQRQGILVFVTATSTKEVHLLAKLDINGIVCQGYEAGGHRGNFLANDSKNDENLSTAQLVKRAVNELAVMRDKGFVYDIPLVIATGGIMDSKDISYMLSLQADGVQLGTAFLGCNESNASENFTKPFTPHSETRMVNIVSGKPARTILTPFIEHLLANFQGEELPPYGYMYNAFKQVKRTYPELANFFLAGEGFQSVQSGIATNQKITELGENIAKN